Genomic DNA from Streptomyces sp. GS7:
TTGGGCCACCATGAATGCCAACACCTGTTGAACCAAAGGATGTTCACCATGAGGATGCGTAAGACGGCTGCGGCGGGTGCGGTGGTGCTCGCGCTGGCGGCGACGGCGACGGCGTGCGGAGGCCAGTCGGGTACGGCGGGCGACAAGCCGGCCGGCGGTGATGTCTACAGCGGCACGTACACGGTCGCCAAGGGCGTGAACGTCGACTCGGCGACGTTCAAGAAGGCGCAGAAGGCCGGTCACCTCACCATCGGTGTCAAGGCCGACCAGCCGTTCCTCGGCTTCAAGGACCCGGCCACCGGCAAGTACTCCGGCTTCGACATCGAGATCGCCAAGATGGTCGCGGCCGACCTGGGCTTCTCCGCGGACCAGATAAAGTTCGACACCATCGACTCCAACGTCCGTGAGACCACCATCTCCAAGGGCCAGGTCGATTACTACGTCGGCACGTACACCATCAACGACGAGCGCAAGAAGCAGGTCAGCTTCGCGGGCCCGTACTACACCGCCGGCGCCGACCTCCTGGTGCGCAAGGACGACAAGGCCATCACCGGCCCGGACTCCCTGCAGGGCAAGAAGGTCTGCTCGATCGTCGGGTCCACCCCGCTCCAGGAGATCAAGAAGCCCAAGTACGGTGCGCAGACCGTCGAGCAGTCCAAGTACTCGGACTGCGTGAAGTCCCTGCTGGACGGCTCGGTCGACGCGGTCACCACCGACGACGCCATCCTCAAGGGCTACGCCGCCCAGCGCCCCGAGAAGCTCAAGGTCGTCGGCCAGCCCTTCACCAAGGAGCCCTACGGCGTCGGCCTGGGCAAGGACGACAAGGCCCTGCGCGACGCGATCACCACCGCGCTGGAGCACCACATCAAGAACGGTGACTACCAAAAGGCGTACGAGGGCACGCTCGGCAAGTCCGGCTCCGCCTACGTCGCGCCGGAGACCCCGCTGCCGCGGTACTGAGGCCGCCCGCCGCACACCGGACCGCGCCGCCCCGTACGCCCGCCGCGGCGGGTGTACGGGGCGCGGTGTCTCCCGCGCCCCCTCCCGAGCCCCGCGCGCTCCTTCTCGCTCCTGAGCCGCCCCTCTTCCCCGTCGCCGGCCCGACCGCTACCGCGGAGACCCCCATGAACGTACTCCTCGATTATCTGCCCGAGTTCCGGGACGGGTTCCTCGGAACCCTGGCGATCACCGCGTCCAGCGCGCTGCTCGCCCTGGTACTCGGCGTGCTCATAGCCGGTTTCCGGGTCTCTCCGATACCGCCGCTGCGCGCCTTCGGAACGGCCTGGGTCACGGTGCTGCGCAACACGCCGCTGACGCTGCTCTTCCTGGTCGCGTTCTTCGTCGTACCGCAGATCCTCTTCCAGGGCGCGAGCCCGTACGTGCTCGCCACCCTGGCGCTCGGCTTCTACACCTCCTCGTTCGTGTGCGAGGCGGTCCGGTCCGGCATCGGCACCGTGCCGCTGGGGCAGGCGGAGGCCGCCCGCAGCCTCGGGATGACCTTCTCCCAGACGCTGCGGCTGATCGTGCTGCCGCAGGCGACGCGTACCGTCATCCCCCCGCTGAGCAGCATCTTCATCGCACTGACGAAGAACTCGGCGATCGCCGGCGCGTTCAGCGTCACCGAGCTGTTCAACGTCTCCAAGCTGCTCAACGACAGGGGCTACCCGATCGCCTGGATCTTCCTGTGGATCGCGCTCGCCTACCTCGTCATCACCTTCGCCATCAGCGGCCTCTTCCGGCTGCTGGAGCGCCGGTTGGGGGTGGCCCGATGAGTGGTCACGGCATGGGGGTCCCCCCGGCCAACGGCTGGGGGAGGACCAGCACGACGCAGGTGCCACGCGCAGGCGGGGCGGAACGAAGCGAGGTATGGGCATGAGTGGGGCCAGCGTTCTCTACGACGCGCCGGGGCCGAAGGCCAGGGCACGCAACCGCGTCTACAGCGTCATCGGCGCGCTGGCGGTGCTCGGCCTGC
This window encodes:
- a CDS encoding glutamate ABC transporter substrate-binding protein, whose product is MRMRKTAAAGAVVLALAATATACGGQSGTAGDKPAGGDVYSGTYTVAKGVNVDSATFKKAQKAGHLTIGVKADQPFLGFKDPATGKYSGFDIEIAKMVAADLGFSADQIKFDTIDSNVRETTISKGQVDYYVGTYTINDERKKQVSFAGPYYTAGADLLVRKDDKAITGPDSLQGKKVCSIVGSTPLQEIKKPKYGAQTVEQSKYSDCVKSLLDGSVDAVTTDDAILKGYAAQRPEKLKVVGQPFTKEPYGVGLGKDDKALRDAITTALEHHIKNGDYQKAYEGTLGKSGSAYVAPETPLPRY
- a CDS encoding amino acid ABC transporter permease translates to MNVLLDYLPEFRDGFLGTLAITASSALLALVLGVLIAGFRVSPIPPLRAFGTAWVTVLRNTPLTLLFLVAFFVVPQILFQGASPYVLATLALGFYTSSFVCEAVRSGIGTVPLGQAEAARSLGMTFSQTLRLIVLPQATRTVIPPLSSIFIALTKNSAIAGAFSVTELFNVSKLLNDRGYPIAWIFLWIALAYLVITFAISGLFRLLERRLGVAR